CTTCCTCGAAAGCGGTAATGGCCACCAGCTTGTCGCCCTCATCCAGCGTCATAACCCTGACGCCCTGGGTGCTGCGGCCCTGGGTGGTGATGCCGTGCTTGGGGTCGTCTTCCTTGACCGGGGTGCGGGTCATCATGCCTTCCGCGGAAATCAGCATCACCTGGTGCTGCGGCGTCACTACCCGGGAGGCGGTGACATCGCCGGTCTTGTCCACTATCTTGAAAGTCCTCACGCCGCTGCCGGAGCGGTGCTGCTGCGGGTACTGGTCAACCGGGGTTACCTTGCCGTAGCCTTTCTCGGTGACTACCAGCACGTAGCCCTCCGGGATGATGCGGTCCATGCTGATAATGCCGTCGCCATCGGCCACGCGCATGGCGCGCACGCCGCCGGAGGTCCGGGACGCCGCTCTCAGGCCGGCCACGTCAAAGCGGATGGACTGTCCTTTACGCGTTACCAGGAGAACATCGTCCTTGTCCTTGGCCAGGCAGACGGATACCAGCTCGTCATTGGAGGCCAGGTCCATGGAGATAAGCCCGCTGCTCCGCACGGCGACGAACTTGTCCACCGCCGTCTTCTTGATCTCGCCCAGCTTGGTGGCCATCAGCAGGAAGGAGCCCGGCATCAGGCCGTTGGCGGCCACCATCGCCGTCACGCGCTCGCCATCGGTGATGGAAAGCAGGTTGATGATGGCCAGCCCCTTGGAAGTGCGGGTGGCGCCGGCGGGTATTTCATGGCATTTCAGGTAAAATACCTTGCCTTTGTTGGTAAAGAAAAAGAGGTCGTCATGGGTGTCCGCCACGGTGAGTATCATCACGGCGTCCTCTTCCCGGGTGACCTGACCGATAATGCCCTTGCCGCCGCGGTGCTGGAGCGCGTAATACTTGGACGGTATCCGCTTGATGAAGCCGCGACTGCTCAGGGTGACCACGACCCGTTCGTGGGGGATAAGGTCTTCCTCGGTGAAGTCCAGCTTGCCCTGCTCGACGATTTCCGTGCGGCGCTTGTCACCGTACTTGGACTTGAGGTCGACCATGTCCTGAGATATTACCGTCAGGATGCGGCGGGGGTTGGCCAGCAGGTCTTCCAGGTAAGAGATGGTCTTGATGACCTCGGCGTATTCTTCTTCAATCTTCTGTCTTTCCAGGTTGGCCAGGCGCCTTAACTGCATATCCAGGATGGCTTGCGCCTGAAGCTGGGAAAGCGAGAACTGACTCATGAGGTTTTTCCGGGCGGCTTCCGCCGTCTCCGATTCCCGGATGCAATGTATAATAGCGTCGATATTGTCCAGCGCGATTCTAAAGCCCTCTAAAATATGGGCGCGGGCTTTAGCCTGTTTCAGCTCAAATTTGCTGCGCCGGGTAATGACTACCTTGCGGAAATCTATATAGGCCTGCAAGGCTTCCCGGAGGCTGATGACCCGGGGCTGACCGTCCACCAGCGCCAGCATGTTCACGAAGAAGGAAGTCTGCATGGCGGTGTGCTTGAAGAGGT
The genomic region above belongs to Dehalococcoidales bacterium and contains:
- the gyrA gene encoding DNA gyrase subunit A, yielding MVSGTVRTVNIEDEMKGSYLDYAMSVIVARALPDVRDGLKPVHRRILFTMNEMGLHYSGATRKSARIVGDVMGKFHPHGDSSIYDAMVRLAQDFSMRYPLVYGQGNFGSVDADPPAAMRYTEAKLAKIAEEMLVDIEKETVEFMPNYDDSLQEPTVLPARLPNLLLNGSSGIAVGMATNIPPHNLNEIADAITYLIDNPQANIEDLTKIVKGPDFPTAGIIQGREGIQNAYATGHGKVVVRAKAHITSVNAAGKRQIIVSELPYQTNKAALVENIADLVKDKKIEGISDLRDESDRQGMRIVIELKRDSQPQQVLNNLFKHTAMQTSFFVNMLALVDGQPRVISLREALQAYIDFRKVVITRRSKFELKQAKARAHILEGFRIALDNIDAIIHCIRESETAEAARKNLMSQFSLSQLQAQAILDMQLRRLANLERQKIEEEYAEVIKTISYLEDLLANPRRILTVISQDMVDLKSKYGDKRRTEIVEQGKLDFTEEDLIPHERVVVTLSSRGFIKRIPSKYYALQHRGGKGIIGQVTREEDAVMILTVADTHDDLFFFTNKGKVFYLKCHEIPAGATRTSKGLAIINLLSITDGERVTAMVAANGLMPGSFLLMATKLGEIKKTAVDKFVAVRSSGLISMDLASNDELVSVCLAKDKDDVLLVTRKGQSIRFDVAGLRAASRTSGGVRAMRVADGDGIISMDRIIPEGYVLVVTEKGYGKVTPVDQYPQQHRSGSGVRTFKIVDKTGDVTASRVVTPQHQVMLISAEGMMTRTPVKEDDPKHGITTQGRSTQGVRVMTLDEGDKLVAITAFEEEEKAD